The DNA sequence AGAGGTAGGGTGACCCTCTGCACGATGGCCCAAGCGAGGAATCCGTAGAAATCAAGCTGCACCGGGTTGGCGATAACCTTTTGGGTTTCGAAAGTGTAGATCACCCACATGGTCACATTGCAGATCAGCAGGAAAGTGACCACCTGCCTGCCGGGCTTGCTGCGGTCGTGCTCCGGCAGATGAACTCGCCTACGTGATACATCAGCGATGAAGAGCATTTGGAGAACCACTTGGGCGACTGCGAGCAATCCTGTCACCATCACCAGCAGATTCGGCTCGTGCGTGAAGGCCGCCAGGGAGCCGGCGATCACGCTGAAGACAGCATAGATAAAAAGACCGAAGGCGGAGACGCGTAGGAGGATATCGTTAAGATCGCTCTGCTCCTCGGCTTTAAACTTGAGGCTCTGCACGCGGATGAAGCCGATGATTATGGCGATAATAGATAATGCCATTAGGACACAGTGAGACACGTCAGCAAGGTAAATTGCGAGCAACCCGAGCTCCGGATGATGGATCAGCACGAAGAAGAGTATCAGGCATATCAAGGAACCAACCAGAAGAAGCAGACCGAAGAAGAGACCCTTGCTCGCTCCAACGCAATCGACTCTGGTGTGACCTAGTAATATCTTTTATGATAACTCGAttctcaaataaataaataattaaattaattcattaattaataaatctcaataaataaaaaattttgcctacttataaaaaaatataaatataataattttaataattaatattataatttaataattaatttaatataattgaaattaaaataattaagaaaagaagaagaaattacCTGCATGAGCGAGAGCGACGGCTCTTCGAGATAACATAGCTTCCAGACGACGTTCCAGATCAGCCTCAGCGAGATGAGGCCAACGCGGATGCCGGCCAATGTGTTTCCACATGACATAAATCACTGCTGCTCCGATCAAGCTGTACTGGATTATAAACGGAAATAGATACGGTGCTGCGTCCTGGACTATAGTTCCCATAATATTAACGCGTCCACATGAATTAGACACTGAGCCATCTTCCGTCAAGGCTTCCGCGTAGATACCTAAGTTCGAGCTCAAAAACTCGCTGCTATTCGTCAAATTGCTCACGTCGAAAATCTGTggtatctaaaaaaaaaaaaaaaaaaaaaaaaaaaaaaaaaattagcatttACTGATTTAATTGTACTCGTTTATAGTAATGCAACGGGATATAATTCATACTTGATTATCTATTTCACCCTGCGGTGCGTTCATCAGCTCCATCATCTGCGACCAGAACGTGGTAGTGGACGGCGTGGTAGTGGTGATAGTACTGGTACTCGTTGTAGTTGGAATAGTAGTAATTCTCTCGGTAGTGGTGGTAGTCGTAGTGGTGCTGGTAGTCGATGGCGTGAACGTGGTCAAGAGGGTCGACAAGGTTGTCGCCGTGGTGGTCAAATTAGGCAGCGCAAAGGTGGTAGTTGACGGCGTTGTTGTCGACGGAGTCGTCCAGGTTGTCGTAGTAGACGTCGTGGCTGGCGAGGTAAACGCATCTGCGATTGATCGGGCCGTCGTCGTCATTACGCGTCCTAAAGCAGTGCCGACTGTTACGACCGTGCTGGTGGTCGGAGCGGCCGTTGATCTCGACGAAGTAAGAGGAGCCTCTCGTAATTGTGCCATGTCGCGCGGCTCAGTGCCCAATATGGCTCCTGCGTTTCGCATTGAGTGCTGCTTGATGCTCTCTGAAAACGTTCCGACACATCGATTTGCTGGCACGCGTAATCGGAATACTTGAACTTGGCATTCCGATCGCTTCGGTGATTTAAACGTCGGCACCGATTAACTCTTATAAATATAGATCACTTACCGAGAATCCCCGCCTCAACCTGGCCTAGTTTTTTATGATACTGGGTGATCTCCTTGAGACTCTCCAGAACCAGCGTGCGTATCCACACGCAAAGATTTGTCGCGACCACGTGCATCAGACCGAAGCGAGCAATGACTTTAAAGCGATGGATGTTCAACTGCGAAGGAAATATcgtaatttgcattttttaattttttttttttttctttttttataattcttgcTCGCTATTCATTTTATGACGTTAAATACTTACTCGTGAGTTCATGAAAATGAAGTACATCTGCATGAAGGTGAAGATCATTTGCAGCACCGGATTGACGCCCTGTAGTATTTGATAGCAGGGTGATGTGGGCGGTACTTCAAAGAACGCGCCGAATTCCAAACCGTTGTATACCATAGTACCGAGTCCAAATGCTAACAGATTTTGATCGATCAGTTTATTTGTCATAATCGAAAAATAgctttttgatattattttaaatatattatttttaatattattttaattaaatataacttacCTATTGCGCCAATTCTGAGGAAAAAGCTTCCATGGCTATTTTCATTCTGCGAAGTCTTTCTTTTCCGCAAAACTCGCGTGGCTACACCAGCCTCGACATCGGTTGCATCCTAGAAAAATGGtattttttactataatattattaacattatttggaatttaattaatttcatattaagaaatttgaagaaaaatttaaattgcaaaataatacacagtaaaaaaaaactgttcaAAAAATGATGGTAAAAAGACTTGTTTTTTGGCTTATTTTTAAACCGAgaatttcaaactttttttcttgaaattaaatgCAGTAATAAAAGGCAAgcaaaataaagttttatttttagaaatgtaGATAAAAacattcgaaataaaaaacgatGCTTAACGCATCGATTACGCGAGTCGAGAATATccgtgtaatttattattagatgtCACGCGCTAAAACATATTTCACGGTTAACGTGTCATTGTCGTAACCGTGAAActcgtttgaaattaataactgCAGCACTTCGTGCATTGGTGAGTtctaataagtttttttttttttttcgtaaatattaaagcgtgttttgatagaaaataagttataaaaaaaaacctgagtctcttttttgttcttcgGCTGCTTCGGttgttccttttctttcttatcttttttcttgcttttGTCCTTAGACTCCTTGGAGGTCCAGCCGGATTTCGGTGGtctcggcggcggcggtggcgtgTCGCTTCCTCTCGCACAGCAGGCGCTTTCTTGAAGGAGGAAGCAGAAGACGTACAGCAAAAATAGGATGCTCATGCCGTACAAGTACGTAAAGAATCCCTCGTAATAGTATAGTGGCAGTTTGTGCGTCACCACTTCGCTTATCACGTAGGCGATGCACACGACCACGAGCAGTTTTGAGTAGATGAAGCTCATAATGATAAACAGCGAGGTcctgaaataaaaagttacatGAGCGACGCCCGTCACGTCGTAGTAACACGAAACGCGACGCCTAACAGACGATAGCGTGTCTGCCAGGCGCGATCCTGTACAGTAAAAATCACCACGTTGTCGGATAAATGTTTCATCGGATTATCTCGTGACGTTCGAATGATAATCTCACCCTTTTTTCTGCACAATTTGTACTCTGCTGCCCCGTCGCGGCAGCGTGTCCTTTTTCCCTGTATTTTTATCAACGAAGGGCACGACTTCGACTTCCATAATGACTTTTGCTCGAAACTCTGCACTGGGAAATGTCTTTGAGAATTTAAGTTTTGTCCTTAAGCGTTCTGTCTTATACGTTTCTCGCgcggaatttttttatgatttaccGTCAGCGTTTTAGATAAATGTCGATTTCGTTGTTACTTAATGTCACtgctttaaatttatcaattgctATTAATTTACTTGTTATTAGCACTTTTAATATTGTTGCTATGTGTCGCTTTTATACGTCGCTTGCATCGTGTCCTACTTCGATTAACAGCGAGCGCCGACTGTTGCGCCCGTTGTGATGGTGCAAGTCGATTCGCACGAACGTGCTATTTCTGCTTTCGTCTTTCAATAGCATTCGgatttatcaaattttcattattttcgcCAAATTTAACCGACGCGTCCTCGATATTCTATTTAGCCAGCACAACACGCGTGTTACAAGCTCACTTTTTAATTGACGACTAAGAgtggaaaataattgttaGTGGTACAATCaagcaaaaaaatatcacaCTTATTTAATCTGTTAATCGTCAAAATTTATGGAATTAAGTTCCGCGATCTGTCGCCTGTAACAAagtacattaataattaaatccacTTGACGACGCACTGTTCACCGCTCGTTAATCAGAAGTAATAAAATCGAACCGACGTACGAGTGGACCGCGCGCACAGCATCCAAACACTtgacaatattttacaaatcggCGCGTGACAACTCGGCCGAATCACCGCGTGATCTTGATACGAGCGGCACGATGCCTCGGCGCGCGTCAATTTTCAGTAACAGTTGACCCGGTGCATTCGCGTTTAATCGACGAGTATGACTGCTGGCCGAACATCTCAGGTGCCGCTTATCCGCGCCTTATCCACGTTACGCTCTTCTTCTCGCCCAAAGGTTAGGCGGCGCAATCGATAGTCTATATATAATGCCGGTCGCAAAACTCAGCGCGATCTCGCTGGGAATCAATCGCGCGGGAAATGAGGCTTTTCCACGGGAAAACGGGGCCGCGCGCACGCAGGTGGGGCCGCTCCGCGCTGCTCCGCTTTGCCCGATGCAACGACGCCCGCGCGACAGCATGTATGTACGCGAGAAGGGCTTAACCACCCTTTGTCACGACGGCATTTCATGGGCTGGGATGCAGACTTTATTGTGCCCCGCACGAGCCCCGTACACTCGCGtcagggatttttttttcctttttccctccccgaaCGCAC is a window from the Cardiocondyla obscurior isolate alpha-2009 linkage group LG01, Cobs3.1, whole genome shotgun sequence genome containing:
- the Otopla gene encoding proton channel OtopLc isoform X2, whose protein sequence is MKNRQRDKNEEREEMQRCPYLHEMKERLLSQPTPTDSLDMERLDGGTPVKEANLHNDYPAHTNPGVIPEPPEMPPDSLIGTVVKLNSDGYGSHTSPAHARQPLVPQNSNNPPLCFTPTYSGPATGMLPKNAKTSLFIIMSFIYSKLLVVVCIAYVISEVVTHKLPLYYYEGFFTYLYGMSILFLLYVFCFLLQESACCARGSDTPPPPPRPPKSGWTSKESKDKSKKKDKKEKEQPKQPKNKKETQDATDVEAGVATRVLRKRKTSQNENSHGSFFLRIGAIAFGLGTMVYNGLEFGAFFEVPPTSPCYQILQGVNPVLQMIFTFMQMYFIFMNSRLNIHRFKVIARFGLMHVVATNLCVWIRTLVLESLKEITQYHKKLGQVEAGILESIKQHSMRNAGAILGTEPRDMAQLREAPLTSSRSTAAPTTSTVVTVGTALGRVMTTTARSIADAFTSPATTSTTTTWTTPSTTTPSTTTFALPNLTTTATTLSTLLTTFTPSTTSTTTTTTTTERITTIPTTTSTSTITTTTPSTTTFWSQMMELMNAPQGEIDNQIPQIFDVSNLTNSSEFLSSNLGIYAEALTEDGSVSNSCGRVNIMGTIVQDAAPYLFPFIIQYSLIGAAVIYVMWKHIGRHPRWPHLAEADLERRLEAMLSRRAVALAHAGHTRVDCVGASKGLFFGLLLLVGSLICLILFFVLIHHPELGLLAIYLADVSHCVLMALSIIAIIIGFIRVQSLKFKAEEQSDLNDILLRVSAFGLFIYAVFSVIAGSLAAFTHEPNLLVMVTGLLAVAQVVLQMLFIADVSRRRVHLPEHDRSKPGRQVVTFLLICNVTMWVIYTFETQKVIANPVQLDFYGFLAWAIVQRVTLPLCIFHRFHSAVTLAEIWKTSYKARLE
- the Otopla gene encoding proton channel OtopLc isoform X3; protein product: MQRCPYLHEMKERLLSQPTPTDSLDMERLDGGTPVKEANLHNDYPAHTNPGVIPEPPEMPPDSLIGTVVKLNSDGYGSHTSPAHARQPLVPQNSNNPPLCFTPTYSGPATGMLPKNAKTSLFIIMSFIYSKLLVVVCIAYVISEVVTHKLPLYYYEGFFTYLYGMSILFLLYVFCFLLQESACCARGSDTPPPPPRPPKSGWTSKESKDKSKKKDKKEKEQPKQPKNKKETQDATDVEAGVATRVLRKRKTSQNENSHGSFFLRIGAIAFGLGTMVYNGLEFGAFFEVPPTSPCYQILQGVNPVLQMIFTFMQMYFIFMNSRLNIHRFKVIARFGLMHVVATNLCVWIRTLVLESLKEITQYHKKLGQVEAGILESIKQHSMRNAGAILGTEPRDMAQLREAPLTSSRSTAAPTTSTVVTVGTALGRVMTTTARSIADAFTSPATTSTTTTWTTPSTTTPSTTTFALPNLTTTATTLSTLLTTFTPSTTSTTTTTTTTERITTIPTTTSTSTITTTTPSTTTFWSQMMELMNAPQGEIDNQIPQIFDVSNLTNSSEFLSSNLGIYAEALTEDGSVSNSCGRVNIMGTIVQDAAPYLFPFIIQYSLIGAAVIYVMWKHIGRHPRWPHLAEADLERRLEAMLSRRAVALAHAGHTRVDCVGASKGLFFGLLLLVGSLICLILFFVLIHHPELGLLAIYLADVSHCVLMALSIIAIIIGFIRVQSLKFKAEEQSDLNDILLRVSAFGLFIYAVFSVIAGSLAAFTHEPNLLVMVTGLLAVAQVVLQMLFIADVSRRRVHLPEHDRSKPGRQVVTFLLICNVTMWVIYTFETQKVIANPVQLDFYGFLAWAIVQRVTLPLCIFHRFHSAVTLAEIWKTSYKARLE
- the Otopla gene encoding proton channel OtopLc isoform X4, producing MVGGGDCKVATVEVEAAAGGDNTATLPVTRPLNPQNSPPKDAQDNAEKNNAANKEMELKNVRSTPAKKTSLFIIMSFIYSKLLVVVCIAYVISEVVTHKLPLYYYEGFFTYLYGMSILFLLYVFCFLLQESACCARGSDTPPPPPRPPKSGWTSKESKDKSKKKDKKEKEQPKQPKNKKETQDATDVEAGVATRVLRKRKTSQNENSHGSFFLRIGAIAFGLGTMVYNGLEFGAFFEVPPTSPCYQILQGVNPVLQMIFTFMQMYFIFMNSRLNIHRFKVIARFGLMHVVATNLCVWIRTLVLESLKEITQYHKKLGQVEAGILESIKQHSMRNAGAILGTEPRDMAQLREAPLTSSRSTAAPTTSTVVTVGTALGRVMTTTARSIADAFTSPATTSTTTTWTTPSTTTPSTTTFALPNLTTTATTLSTLLTTFTPSTTSTTTTTTTTERITTIPTTTSTSTITTTTPSTTTFWSQMMELMNAPQGEIDNQIPQIFDVSNLTNSSEFLSSNLGIYAEALTEDGSVSNSCGRVNIMGTIVQDAAPYLFPFIIQYSLIGAAVIYVMWKHIGRHPRWPHLAEADLERRLEAMLSRRAVALAHAGHTRVDCVGASKGLFFGLLLLVGSLICLILFFVLIHHPELGLLAIYLADVSHCVLMALSIIAIIIGFIRVQSLKFKAEEQSDLNDILLRVSAFGLFIYAVFSVIAGSLAAFTHEPNLLVMVTGLLAVAQVVLQMLFIADVSRRRVHLPEHDRSKPGRQVVTFLLICNVTMWVIYTFETQKVIANPVQLDFYGFLAWAIVQRVTLPLCIFHRFHSAVTLAEIWKTSYKARLE
- the Otopla gene encoding proton channel OtopLc isoform X5: MEVEVVPFVDKNTGKKDTLPRRGSRVQIVQKKGTSLFIIMSFIYSKLLVVVCIAYVISEVVTHKLPLYYYEGFFTYLYGMSILFLLYVFCFLLQESACCARGSDTPPPPPRPPKSGWTSKESKDKSKKKDKKEKEQPKQPKNKKETQDATDVEAGVATRVLRKRKTSQNENSHGSFFLRIGAIAFGLGTMVYNGLEFGAFFEVPPTSPCYQILQGVNPVLQMIFTFMQMYFIFMNSRLNIHRFKVIARFGLMHVVATNLCVWIRTLVLESLKEITQYHKKLGQVEAGILESIKQHSMRNAGAILGTEPRDMAQLREAPLTSSRSTAAPTTSTVVTVGTALGRVMTTTARSIADAFTSPATTSTTTTWTTPSTTTPSTTTFALPNLTTTATTLSTLLTTFTPSTTSTTTTTTTTERITTIPTTTSTSTITTTTPSTTTFWSQMMELMNAPQGEIDNQIPQIFDVSNLTNSSEFLSSNLGIYAEALTEDGSVSNSCGRVNIMGTIVQDAAPYLFPFIIQYSLIGAAVIYVMWKHIGRHPRWPHLAEADLERRLEAMLSRRAVALAHAGHTRVDCVGASKGLFFGLLLLVGSLICLILFFVLIHHPELGLLAIYLADVSHCVLMALSIIAIIIGFIRVQSLKFKAEEQSDLNDILLRVSAFGLFIYAVFSVIAGSLAAFTHEPNLLVMVTGLLAVAQVVLQMLFIADVSRRRVHLPEHDRSKPGRQVVTFLLICNVTMWVIYTFETQKVIANPVQLDFYGFLAWAIVQRVTLPLCIFHRFHSAVTLAEIWKTSYKARLE
- the Otopla gene encoding proton channel OtopLc isoform X1, which translates into the protein MGAVTSHRQRDKNEEREEMQRCPYLHEMKERLLSQPTPTDSLDMERLDGGTPVKEANLHNDYPAHTNPGVIPEPPEMPPDSLIGTVVKLNSDGYGSHTSPAHARQPLVPQNSNNPPLCFTPTYSGPATGMLPKNAKTSLFIIMSFIYSKLLVVVCIAYVISEVVTHKLPLYYYEGFFTYLYGMSILFLLYVFCFLLQESACCARGSDTPPPPPRPPKSGWTSKESKDKSKKKDKKEKEQPKQPKNKKETQDATDVEAGVATRVLRKRKTSQNENSHGSFFLRIGAIAFGLGTMVYNGLEFGAFFEVPPTSPCYQILQGVNPVLQMIFTFMQMYFIFMNSRLNIHRFKVIARFGLMHVVATNLCVWIRTLVLESLKEITQYHKKLGQVEAGILESIKQHSMRNAGAILGTEPRDMAQLREAPLTSSRSTAAPTTSTVVTVGTALGRVMTTTARSIADAFTSPATTSTTTTWTTPSTTTPSTTTFALPNLTTTATTLSTLLTTFTPSTTSTTTTTTTTERITTIPTTTSTSTITTTTPSTTTFWSQMMELMNAPQGEIDNQIPQIFDVSNLTNSSEFLSSNLGIYAEALTEDGSVSNSCGRVNIMGTIVQDAAPYLFPFIIQYSLIGAAVIYVMWKHIGRHPRWPHLAEADLERRLEAMLSRRAVALAHAGHTRVDCVGASKGLFFGLLLLVGSLICLILFFVLIHHPELGLLAIYLADVSHCVLMALSIIAIIIGFIRVQSLKFKAEEQSDLNDILLRVSAFGLFIYAVFSVIAGSLAAFTHEPNLLVMVTGLLAVAQVVLQMLFIADVSRRRVHLPEHDRSKPGRQVVTFLLICNVTMWVIYTFETQKVIANPVQLDFYGFLAWAIVQRVTLPLCIFHRFHSAVTLAEIWKTSYKARLE